From a region of the Streptomyces sp. NBC_01454 genome:
- a CDS encoding DUF2637 domain-containing protein, with protein sequence MGRIRPDPVLVQAVIAGALSFAHLHDLAAAAGQDGWKAWAYPISVDLLLVAAWRRLRNDGPSRLAWCWFLIALVASLGANVATAGFLDLRHPPAWLRFGIAGWPALAFLGGTLLAHTRSTAEAADPTSPADTSLAPTPAPASVAAAEPPASPPEWEGADLPATEPPTEPPRPAPAPAPVPAALVAHARKVADEHRARTGERIDADTLRARLGVPPQLADSIAAQLT encoded by the coding sequence ATGGGACGCATCCGCCCGGACCCCGTTCTCGTACAAGCCGTCATCGCCGGAGCGCTCTCCTTCGCCCACCTCCACGACCTGGCCGCCGCTGCCGGACAGGACGGCTGGAAGGCGTGGGCCTACCCGATCAGCGTCGACCTGCTGCTGGTCGCGGCCTGGCGACGACTCCGCAACGACGGCCCGTCCCGGCTCGCCTGGTGCTGGTTCCTGATCGCCCTGGTGGCCTCGCTCGGCGCCAACGTCGCAACCGCCGGATTCCTCGACCTCCGGCACCCACCCGCCTGGCTCCGTTTCGGCATCGCCGGGTGGCCGGCACTCGCCTTCCTCGGCGGAACCCTGCTGGCCCACACCCGGAGCACGGCCGAAGCCGCCGATCCCACGTCGCCGGCCGACACAAGTCTGGCACCGACCCCCGCCCCGGCGTCGGTCGCGGCCGCTGAGCCTCCGGCCAGTCCGCCCGAGTGGGAAGGCGCCGACCTTCCTGCGACTGAGCCACCCACCGAACCGCCTCGACCTGCACCAGCACCTGCGCCCGTCCCGGCCGCGCTCGTCGCCCACGCCCGCAAGGTCGCCGACGAGCACCGCGCCCGGACCGGAGAACGGATCGACGCCGACACCCTGCGGGCCCGCCTCGGCGTCCCGCCCCAGCTCGCCGACTCCATCGCCGCCCAACTCACCTGA
- a CDS encoding SCO3933 family regulatory protein, producing the protein MRQIPVDTSAATVMVAKQPQIKVKDRRTGEVALDAETGAKLMTVDVMFAANDAVEILSVTVPESGVSDELAMGTPVALTGLIARPWENEFNGQKRHGIAFRAVAVTSLAAGGSQAEAA; encoded by the coding sequence GTGCGTCAGATCCCCGTCGACACCTCCGCCGCGACCGTGATGGTCGCGAAGCAGCCGCAGATCAAGGTCAAGGACCGCCGTACCGGTGAGGTCGCCCTCGATGCCGAGACCGGGGCGAAGCTGATGACCGTGGACGTGATGTTCGCCGCCAACGACGCGGTGGAGATCCTGTCCGTCACCGTCCCCGAGAGCGGGGTCTCCGATGAGCTGGCCATGGGCACGCCGGTGGCGCTGACCGGCCTGATCGCCCGTCCCTGGGAGAACGAGTTCAACGGACAGAAGCGGCACGGAATCGCCTTCCGCGCCGTGGCGGTCACCTCGCTCGCCGCCGGCGGCTCACAGGCTGAGGCGGCCTGA
- a CDS encoding NUDIX hydrolase, whose protein sequence is MLLYMSNSAPEAQSTPLHSVSVAGVVVREDGKLLTIRRADNGAWELPGGVLELEETPEAGVRREVWEETGIHVEVDELTGVYKNTTRGIVALVFRCKPVGGEERTSNESTAVTWLTPDEVAESMSEVYAVRFLDALDGAGPHVRSHDGKRLTPMR, encoded by the coding sequence ATGCTCCTGTATATGAGTAACAGCGCTCCGGAAGCCCAGTCAACGCCACTGCATTCCGTGTCCGTGGCCGGAGTGGTGGTCCGCGAGGACGGCAAGCTGCTAACGATCCGGCGAGCCGACAACGGGGCCTGGGAACTCCCGGGCGGGGTGCTCGAACTCGAAGAGACCCCGGAGGCCGGCGTACGGCGCGAGGTCTGGGAAGAGACGGGCATCCACGTCGAGGTGGACGAGCTCACCGGGGTCTACAAGAACACGACGCGAGGCATCGTGGCTCTGGTCTTCCGGTGCAAGCCGGTCGGCGGCGAGGAGCGCACCTCCAACGAGTCGACGGCAGTCACCTGGCTCACGCCCGACGAGGTGGCCGAGTCCATGTCCGAGGTCTACGCGGTCCGATTCTTGGATGCCCTGGATGGGGCGGGACCTCACGTGCGGAGCCATGACGGCAAGCGACTGACGCCGATGCGATAG
- a CDS encoding mobile element transfer protein: MPARDHFHSVMRIGPVQIGTYRDRHGRTKHAAVCTADRCGWSADFSSRSAAQLAARAHRCTVR, translated from the coding sequence ATGCCCGCCCGCGACCACTTCCACTCCGTCATGCGGATCGGCCCCGTACAGATCGGCACCTACCGCGACCGCCACGGCCGCACCAAGCACGCCGCCGTCTGCACCGCCGACCGCTGCGGATGGTCCGCCGACTTCTCCAGCCGCTCGGCCGCCCAGCTCGCTGCCCGCGCCCACCGCTGCACCGTCCGCTGA
- a CDS encoding GntR family transcriptional regulator, which produces MGTAVGGGRAVPRYVQIADDVLQQIRAGVLKPGEMVPSESELVERYGVSGGTIRKAMVEVRASGLVETRHGKGSIVKDRPPVRHRSSDRFRRSHRQGGKAAYLAESAQSGATAKVSVLYIGPMEVPEEVAERLGVEPGTQVLARRRLYFRNGTPVETASSYLPWDVVKDIPELFAENPGGGGIYARLEDHGHEFAEFVETLQARSATKAEASELALSPGAPVVHLVREALTTEGRVVEVCDTLMAADQFVFSYRIPATD; this is translated from the coding sequence ATGGGAACCGCGGTAGGAGGGGGCAGAGCCGTACCTCGATACGTGCAGATCGCCGACGACGTCCTCCAGCAGATCAGGGCTGGGGTCCTCAAGCCCGGCGAGATGGTGCCGAGTGAATCGGAGCTGGTCGAGCGCTACGGCGTCTCGGGCGGCACGATCCGCAAGGCGATGGTGGAGGTCCGTGCGAGCGGTCTGGTGGAGACCCGCCACGGCAAGGGCTCGATCGTGAAGGACCGGCCACCGGTGCGGCACCGATCCTCCGACCGCTTCCGTCGCTCTCACCGGCAGGGCGGCAAGGCTGCGTATCTGGCGGAGTCCGCGCAGTCGGGGGCTACGGCCAAGGTCAGCGTTCTGTACATCGGGCCCATGGAGGTCCCCGAGGAGGTGGCCGAGCGGCTCGGGGTCGAGCCCGGCACTCAGGTCCTCGCCCGCCGGCGGCTCTACTTCCGTAACGGCACTCCGGTCGAGACGGCCAGCTCGTACCTGCCGTGGGACGTGGTGAAGGACATCCCCGAGCTCTTCGCCGAGAACCCCGGCGGTGGCGGCATCTACGCCCGACTCGAAGACCACGGGCATGAGTTCGCTGAGTTCGTCGAGACCTTGCAGGCCCGGTCGGCCACCAAGGCCGAAGCGAGCGAGCTGGCGCTCAGTCCCGGTGCCCCCGTCGTGCATCTCGTCCGTGAGGCGCTGACGACCGAAGGCCGCGTGGTGGAGGTCTGCGACACCCTCATGGCCGCTGACCAGTTCGTTTTCAGCTACCGCATCCCCGCTACGGACTGA
- a CDS encoding GntR family transcriptional regulator: MPSRRYVIADDIRNKISTGRIKAGACLPSEAQLASRYAVSTATLRSALSILQGEGLVEKIHGKGNFVCYPLRRITYVGGGHTLRTECSAESALRVSVRTTNLQAHGQLTCLLGVSASSPLTEFLCLTHEGKSLHSLARIYVPRDLSPTDVPAESHCCKGVEAKLAELRPPLAEVRERVSARPPTREEAATLRISSALSVLAITRVAADSTGRVVEAALLVLPGDRADAFFTTHHMTDERTSGG; the protein is encoded by the coding sequence GTGCCTTCTCGCCGTTATGTCATCGCGGATGACATTCGGAACAAGATCTCGACCGGCCGGATCAAGGCCGGCGCATGTCTCCCTTCCGAGGCGCAGCTCGCTTCCCGCTACGCGGTCAGCACGGCGACGCTGCGGAGCGCCCTCTCGATCCTGCAGGGCGAAGGGCTCGTCGAGAAGATTCACGGCAAGGGCAACTTCGTCTGCTACCCCCTCCGCAGAATCACGTACGTCGGCGGTGGTCACACGCTCAGGACGGAGTGCTCGGCCGAGTCGGCGTTACGCGTCAGCGTCCGCACCACCAACCTCCAGGCGCACGGACAACTGACCTGCCTGCTGGGCGTGTCAGCCAGCAGCCCGCTAACCGAATTCCTCTGCCTCACCCACGAGGGAAAGTCACTGCACAGCCTCGCTCGCATCTACGTACCGCGCGACCTGTCGCCGACCGACGTTCCCGCCGAATCGCACTGCTGCAAGGGCGTTGAGGCGAAGCTGGCAGAGCTCCGCCCGCCACTGGCTGAAGTCCGGGAACGAGTCAGTGCTCGTCCTCCGACACGAGAGGAAGCGGCGACCCTTCGGATCAGCTCGGCCCTGTCAGTGCTCGCGATCACACGCGTGGCGGCCGACAGCACGGGACGCGTGGTCGAGGCGGCGCTCCTGGTGCTTCCCGGCGACCGCGCCGACGCATTCTTCACCACCCACCACATGACCGACGAGAGGACAAGCGGAGGATGA
- a CDS encoding FtsK/SpoIIIE domain-containing protein — protein sequence MARLSVVLLLVVATALVLRWRRPAWYWMTFGVVLAALRVLARYASVMDACGLTVPPSRWRLALARMTDRPAPEPRAPRILRLRPTRTGLVLRLKLRPGQDAFDVSAATDRLRHSFGMYGITAREIRSGVVELRMTGYDVLKRVQMPTKIDRTPMRVPVALREDGAVHYRDYRIVPHGLTIGATESGKSVYQRNLVAGLAAQDVALVGIDCKQGVELFPLARRFSALADNQDTALDLLEALVSHMEYVYQLVREEQRISVNVPDAEIAADIWDLAEDLRPTPVVVLVDEVSELALFASKDEEKRRDRIITALVRLAQLGRAAGIYLEICGQRFGSELGKGITMLRAQLTGRTVHRVNDETSANMAFGDISPDAALAAIQIPANAPGIAVAGDSTGGWSRIRAPHTSLREAVNLCNKYADRTPDPPALAPFRPAVAPPASTAVRLAKASSATA from the coding sequence ATGGCCCGCCTCTCGGTCGTACTGCTGCTGGTCGTCGCCACCGCTCTCGTGCTGCGGTGGCGGCGCCCCGCCTGGTACTGGATGACCTTCGGGGTCGTCCTCGCCGCGCTGCGGGTGTTAGCCCGGTACGCCTCGGTCATGGACGCCTGCGGCCTGACCGTCCCGCCCTCGCGCTGGCGGCTCGCACTCGCCCGCATGACCGACCGCCCGGCCCCAGAGCCGCGCGCCCCACGCATTCTCCGTCTCCGGCCGACCCGTACCGGGCTCGTCCTGCGGCTCAAACTCCGGCCCGGCCAGGACGCATTCGATGTCTCCGCCGCCACCGATCGGCTCCGGCACTCCTTCGGGATGTACGGCATCACCGCCCGGGAGATCCGCTCCGGGGTCGTCGAACTGCGAATGACCGGCTACGACGTGCTCAAGCGCGTACAGATGCCCACCAAGATCGACCGCACTCCGATGCGTGTGCCCGTCGCACTGCGCGAGGACGGGGCGGTCCACTACCGCGATTACCGGATCGTCCCGCACGGGCTCACGATCGGGGCCACCGAGTCGGGCAAGTCCGTCTACCAACGCAACCTCGTGGCCGGCCTCGCCGCCCAGGACGTCGCGCTCGTCGGCATCGACTGCAAGCAGGGCGTCGAGCTGTTCCCGCTGGCTCGCCGCTTCTCCGCCCTCGCCGACAACCAGGACACCGCACTCGATCTGCTCGAAGCCCTGGTCTCGCACATGGAGTACGTCTACCAACTCGTCCGCGAGGAACAGCGCATCAGCGTGAACGTCCCCGACGCGGAGATCGCCGCCGACATCTGGGACCTGGCCGAGGACCTGCGTCCCACGCCCGTCGTGGTCCTGGTGGACGAGGTGTCCGAACTCGCCCTCTTCGCCAGCAAGGACGAGGAGAAGCGCCGGGACCGGATCATCACCGCCCTCGTCCGCCTGGCCCAGCTCGGCCGCGCCGCAGGCATCTACCTGGAGATCTGCGGCCAGCGCTTCGGCTCCGAACTCGGCAAGGGCATCACCATGCTCCGAGCCCAGCTCACCGGCCGTACGGTGCACCGCGTCAACGACGAGACCAGCGCCAACATGGCCTTCGGCGACATCTCCCCGGACGCCGCACTGGCCGCCATCCAGATACCCGCAAACGCCCCCGGCATCGCGGTCGCCGGTGACTCGACCGGTGGCTGGTCACGCATCCGCGCCCCGCACACCTCACTGCGCGAAGCAGTGAACCTCTGCAACAAGTACGCCGACCGCACGCCGGACCCGCCCGCGCTCGCGCCCTTCCGGCCCGCCGTCGCCCCGCCGGCCTCGACTGCCGTGCGGCTCGCCAAGGCGTCCTCCGCGACTGCCTGA
- the repSA gene encoding replication initiator protein RepSA produces the protein MPDTLLDPTTLGDLLRVASAPDYDRWADQIHRTGGCSDPIHLTGWTLAKDRTSGETLHHYSTESEPSGRLRLACGNRRASRCPACAWTYAGDTYHLIRAGLAGDDRRDIPAAVRDHPRVFATLTAPSFGPVHNRPDRGICRCGTQHRTDDPALGTALDPETYDYAAAVLFNNHAGDLWQRFTTRLRRELAARAGLTQRDLKESARLSYGKVAEFQKRGALHFHAVIRIDGPDGPGTPPPSWANVDLLTDAIRAAAAHPYTTVTAPAAGDQPTRTFRWGTQLDVRPVKAFDDGPDITEQAVASYVAKYATKAAETTGTLDRRIGELTELDHHQIPEHTRRLITACKTLDPLYPERRLWAWAHMLGFRGHFSSKSRRYSVTLGELRAARADFRAAQERQALGLEPPEPDTVLVLTDWQYVGHGHTPGESALAATIARGLQLNRETAREALAQEGERS, from the coding sequence GTGCCTGACACGCTCCTCGACCCGACCACCCTCGGCGACCTGCTGAGGGTGGCTTCGGCCCCCGACTATGACCGCTGGGCAGACCAGATCCACCGCACCGGCGGCTGTTCCGACCCGATCCACCTCACCGGCTGGACACTCGCCAAGGACCGCACGTCGGGCGAGACCCTGCACCACTACTCGACCGAGTCCGAACCCAGCGGACGACTCCGCCTCGCCTGTGGCAACCGCCGCGCCTCCCGCTGCCCCGCCTGCGCCTGGACGTACGCCGGGGACACCTACCACCTCATCCGCGCCGGCCTGGCCGGAGACGACCGCCGAGACATCCCCGCCGCCGTCCGGGACCACCCCCGCGTCTTCGCCACCCTCACCGCGCCATCCTTCGGCCCCGTGCACAACCGGCCCGACCGAGGCATCTGCCGCTGCGGCACACAGCACCGCACGGATGATCCGGCGCTTGGCACCGCCCTGGACCCCGAGACGTACGACTACGCCGCCGCCGTCCTGTTCAACAACCACGCAGGCGACCTCTGGCAACGCTTCACCACCCGACTCCGCCGCGAACTGGCCGCCCGCGCCGGCCTCACCCAACGCGACCTCAAAGAATCGGCCCGCCTCTCATACGGCAAGGTCGCCGAGTTCCAGAAGCGCGGCGCCCTCCACTTCCACGCGGTGATCCGCATCGACGGACCGGACGGCCCCGGAACACCGCCGCCGTCCTGGGCAAACGTCGACCTCCTGACCGACGCGATCCGAGCCGCCGCCGCGCACCCCTACACCACGGTCACGGCCCCGGCCGCCGGCGACCAGCCCACCCGGACCTTCCGCTGGGGCACACAGCTGGACGTACGGCCGGTCAAGGCCTTCGACGACGGCCCCGACATCACCGAACAGGCCGTGGCCTCCTACGTCGCGAAGTACGCGACCAAAGCCGCCGAAACCACCGGAACCCTCGACCGGCGCATCGGCGAACTCACCGAGCTGGACCACCACCAGATCCCCGAACACACCCGCCGCCTGATCACCGCGTGCAAAACCCTGGACCCGCTCTACCCGGAACGTCGCCTCTGGGCCTGGGCCCACATGCTCGGCTTTCGCGGCCACTTCTCCTCCAAGTCCCGCCGCTACTCGGTCACCCTCGGCGAGCTGCGCGCGGCCCGCGCCGACTTCCGCGCCGCCCAGGAACGCCAAGCCCTCGGCCTCGAACCCCCGGAGCCGGACACCGTCCTCGTCCTGACCGACTGGCAGTACGTCGGCCACGGCCACACCCCCGGCGAGTCAGCCCTCGCCGCCACCATCGCCCGCGGCCTCCAACTCAACCGTGAGACAGCCCGGGAAGCCCTTGCCCAGGAAGGAGAGCGATCGTGA
- a CDS encoding ATP-binding protein, whose protein sequence is MSSAEVVAVYPNRVRIAVHKISELADGEPVEVGSYLKVYDNTESAIIAIIENYSIELRPSKQGDLERVYMIEAVPLGIIDREGHFERGGGGIAIPPKTVSVAFKDEVQKIYNTVDPQHRFHFAQLAQDEEVDVPVDGNKFFSRHIAVVGSTGSGKSHAMARIIQKATEVRDIGETEDYTLNNTHVIVFDLHSEYRTAFPKANHLGVESLTLPYWLLSSEELQDLFIESNEEQSHNQIAIMKKSITDGKRSNFTGPDDQRELIHYDSPLFFDIDDVLAAIKAKNEERIDTSTPSKKSDKAGPLFGKLDNFITRLENRRNDRRLDFLLGERSKSVRLEQVLRQFTGYVTGAHANVTVIDLSGVPFEVLSLTVSLVSRLLFDYAYYFKKGSLEGRSETPLLVVYEEAHKYVPKSGLAKYSSSRNAIERIAKEGRKYGITAAIVSQRPAEISETIFSQCNNFLAMRLTNPEDQNYVKRLIPDSLGPLTESLPMLSSGEALLIGDAAVMPSRVRLENAHPPPSSSDVMYLQEWARPWRDVLFDPIVKDWER, encoded by the coding sequence ATGTCTAGCGCTGAGGTAGTTGCTGTATATCCGAACCGTGTCAGGATCGCCGTTCACAAAATCTCCGAATTGGCCGATGGTGAACCTGTCGAGGTGGGCTCATACCTCAAGGTATATGACAACACCGAGAGTGCGATCATTGCGATTATCGAGAATTACTCGATCGAGTTACGCCCCTCGAAGCAGGGAGACCTAGAGCGCGTCTACATGATCGAAGCTGTTCCGTTGGGCATCATCGACCGCGAGGGACATTTCGAACGCGGCGGTGGGGGTATCGCCATCCCGCCTAAGACGGTTTCGGTAGCCTTCAAGGACGAAGTGCAGAAGATCTACAACACCGTCGACCCGCAACACCGATTCCATTTTGCGCAGCTAGCGCAAGATGAGGAGGTCGATGTCCCCGTAGATGGGAATAAGTTCTTCAGTCGCCATATCGCTGTAGTTGGATCGACCGGTTCAGGAAAGTCGCACGCCATGGCTCGGATCATCCAGAAGGCGACGGAGGTCCGCGATATTGGCGAGACGGAAGACTACACGCTTAACAACACCCATGTGATCGTGTTCGATCTGCACTCGGAGTATCGAACGGCGTTCCCGAAGGCTAACCACTTAGGTGTCGAATCCTTAACGCTTCCGTACTGGCTACTCAGTTCGGAAGAGCTCCAGGACCTATTTATCGAGAGCAACGAAGAGCAATCACACAATCAGATCGCCATTATGAAAAAGAGCATCACGGACGGGAAGCGATCCAATTTCACCGGCCCTGACGATCAGCGCGAACTGATCCATTACGACTCCCCTCTTTTCTTCGATATCGATGATGTCCTTGCTGCGATCAAGGCTAAGAACGAAGAAAGAATCGACACTTCGACTCCCAGTAAGAAATCGGACAAGGCGGGACCCTTGTTCGGCAAGCTGGACAACTTCATCACCAGGCTAGAGAATCGTCGCAACGATCGACGACTCGACTTCCTCCTTGGCGAGAGATCGAAATCGGTTCGGTTGGAACAAGTCCTTCGACAGTTCACTGGATATGTAACGGGTGCCCACGCAAACGTCACAGTCATTGACCTCAGTGGCGTGCCGTTCGAGGTTCTAAGCCTGACGGTTTCCCTGGTCTCCCGGTTACTATTTGACTATGCCTACTACTTCAAAAAGGGGAGCCTGGAAGGGCGAAGTGAGACGCCGCTTCTTGTCGTCTATGAAGAGGCTCACAAGTACGTTCCTAAGAGTGGCCTAGCTAAGTACAGTTCCTCACGTAACGCCATCGAGCGTATTGCGAAAGAGGGGCGAAAGTACGGAATCACTGCGGCCATCGTTAGTCAGCGACCGGCAGAGATTTCAGAGACGATTTTCTCCCAGTGCAATAACTTCCTTGCGATGCGTCTCACGAATCCAGAGGATCAGAATTACGTCAAGCGACTCATTCCTGATTCCCTGGGGCCTCTCACTGAGTCCCTTCCTATGCTGTCGTCAGGCGAAGCGTTGCTCATCGGTGACGCGGCCGTTATGCCTTCGCGTGTAAGGCTGGAAAATGCGCATCCGCCCCCGTCCTCTAGCGACGTAATGTATTTGCAAGAGTGGGCACGACCGTGGCGCGATGTCCTTTTTGATCCCATCGTGAAGGATTGGGAGCGCTGA
- a CDS encoding excisionase family DNA-binding protein, translating into MTDSLLTVDQAAERLGTTARFPRRLIAERRIAFVKVGSHVRIKESALAAYIEGHTVQPVRRRSRLGRAA; encoded by the coding sequence GTGACCGACTCCCTGCTCACGGTCGACCAAGCCGCCGAACGTCTCGGCACCACCGCACGCTTCCCGCGCCGCCTCATCGCCGAGCGCCGGATCGCCTTCGTCAAGGTCGGCAGCCACGTACGCATCAAAGAGAGCGCCCTGGCGGCGTATATCGAGGGGCACACCGTTCAGCCCGTCCGTCGTCGTTCACGTCTCGGGAGGGCTGCCTGA
- a CDS encoding SpdD-like protein: MFHPKVPTNPTPTGLVIPSVVEPTATVRRTPPPGPVAQSSTRPAVHVTPGTALALVGGGTAVVLVVGAVLVSMLLAVAISGVSVAVCAVVLRSLLASERTHR; encoded by the coding sequence ATGTTCCACCCCAAGGTCCCGACCAACCCGACACCCACCGGACTCGTCATCCCGTCCGTCGTCGAACCGACCGCCACCGTGCGGCGCACCCCACCGCCGGGCCCGGTCGCCCAGTCCTCGACCCGCCCCGCGGTTCACGTCACGCCCGGCACCGCGCTCGCCCTCGTCGGCGGCGGCACGGCCGTGGTCCTGGTCGTCGGCGCCGTCCTGGTCTCGATGCTCCTGGCGGTCGCCATCAGCGGGGTGTCCGTCGCCGTCTGCGCGGTCGTCCTCCGCTCGCTGCTCGCCTCCGAGCGCACGCACCGCTGA
- a CDS encoding GntR family transcriptional regulator: MPEQPPYLRIADELRRRIAEQEWTPGDRLPSRAQIAEECGVGENVVRRAQELLISQGALEGRAGSGTYVAAPRQRVRVVRSSAREQPDGSPFRADMKAVGKLGDWESRTEAKVPAPAEISSRLGIAEGDLCVRTVYEFLADGKPVQLSTSWEPYDLTAGTVVVLPEGGPHAGAGVVNRMAEIGITVSHTVEQPEPRQANAEEASLLGIQKGGFVTHIRRTYYSDQGRPVETADIVVPAALCEIVYEIPVSR, from the coding sequence ATGCCTGAGCAGCCGCCGTATCTCCGCATCGCTGACGAGCTCCGGCGACGGATCGCCGAGCAAGAGTGGACGCCGGGAGACCGGCTCCCCTCGCGCGCCCAGATCGCCGAAGAATGCGGCGTCGGCGAGAACGTGGTTCGTCGCGCTCAAGAGCTACTGATTTCTCAGGGAGCGCTGGAAGGTCGTGCCGGATCCGGTACGTACGTTGCCGCCCCTCGTCAGCGTGTACGCGTGGTCCGCTCCTCGGCGCGCGAGCAGCCTGACGGTTCCCCGTTCCGCGCGGACATGAAGGCCGTGGGCAAGTTGGGGGATTGGGAAAGTCGGACCGAGGCGAAGGTGCCGGCGCCGGCCGAGATCTCGTCGCGCCTCGGTATCGCCGAGGGTGATCTGTGCGTCCGCACCGTGTACGAGTTCCTCGCCGACGGTAAGCCTGTGCAGCTGTCGACGAGCTGGGAGCCGTACGACCTCACCGCCGGCACCGTCGTCGTCCTCCCCGAGGGAGGGCCGCACGCGGGTGCAGGCGTGGTGAACCGCATGGCCGAGATCGGCATCACGGTCAGCCACACTGTGGAGCAGCCGGAGCCGCGGCAAGCGAATGCCGAGGAGGCATCGCTCCTCGGCATCCAGAAGGGCGGCTTCGTCACTCACATTCGACGGACGTACTACAGCGACCAAGGGCGGCCCGTGGAGACGGCGGACATTGTCGTACCCGCCGCGCTCTGCGAGATCGTCTACGAGATCCCAGTCAGTCGTTAG
- a CDS encoding tyrosine-type recombinase/integrase, with protein MGNAKGNRRRFGSVRQYRSGRWTASYLGPDGQEFRAPQTFETKKDAEVWLSQIEADLTRGDWQDPDAGAVNFKEYALQWVGERGLSATTDELYRRLLRLHILPTFEGLDLDEITAPRVRTWRTERLASTGAATTIAKSYRLLKAIMETAVDDELIRRNPCRIRGAGKESSAERQIATVDQVDALANALGPRWRLMVFLGAYGPMRPEEQAELRRKDVDLNAMTIRVRMAAPELTTGRRAPGDTKSDAGKRLVVLPAFLWTDLRRHLDWYAEKEPEGLLFVGEKGKPFRRSSFGRKWRKARALVGLPEGFRFYDLRHTGHTLATRSGATLKDTMVRAGQSSEKAALIYQHSDLERQQEVASGLDDLVRAARSKARQKPSGEPSGADLVRDA; from the coding sequence ATGGGGAACGCGAAAGGCAACCGCCGGCGCTTCGGCTCGGTGCGTCAGTACCGGTCTGGCCGCTGGACCGCCAGCTACCTGGGACCGGACGGGCAGGAGTTCCGCGCACCTCAGACTTTCGAGACCAAGAAGGACGCCGAGGTCTGGCTCTCACAGATCGAAGCCGATCTCACGCGTGGGGATTGGCAGGACCCGGACGCGGGTGCGGTGAACTTCAAGGAGTACGCACTCCAGTGGGTGGGCGAGCGGGGCCTCTCCGCCACCACTGACGAGCTGTACCGGCGGCTCCTGCGGCTGCACATCCTGCCCACTTTCGAGGGCTTGGACCTTGACGAGATCACGGCCCCACGCGTCCGTACGTGGCGTACCGAGCGGTTGGCGTCTACGGGTGCGGCTACGACCATCGCCAAGTCCTACCGCCTGCTCAAGGCCATCATGGAAACCGCGGTCGACGACGAGCTGATCCGCCGCAACCCCTGCCGCATCAGGGGCGCCGGCAAGGAGTCGTCCGCCGAACGCCAGATCGCCACCGTCGACCAGGTCGACGCGCTCGCCAACGCCCTCGGGCCTCGCTGGCGGCTGATGGTCTTCCTCGGCGCGTACGGTCCCATGCGACCGGAAGAACAGGCTGAGCTGCGTCGTAAGGACGTGGACCTGAACGCGATGACCATTCGCGTCCGCATGGCTGCCCCCGAGCTGACGACCGGTCGCCGTGCGCCTGGAGACACCAAGTCGGACGCGGGCAAGCGACTTGTGGTCCTGCCGGCCTTTCTCTGGACCGACCTCCGACGTCACCTCGACTGGTACGCGGAGAAGGAGCCGGAGGGGCTGTTGTTCGTGGGGGAGAAGGGCAAGCCGTTTCGGCGGTCCTCCTTCGGGCGGAAATGGCGCAAGGCTCGTGCGCTCGTCGGCCTGCCGGAGGGCTTTCGCTTCTACGACCTTCGTCACACCGGTCACACCCTGGCGACCAGATCCGGGGCAACCCTCAAGGACACGATGGTCCGCGCCGGCCAGTCGTCGGAGAAGGCCGCGCTGATCTACCAGCACTCGGATCTTGAGAGGCAACAGGAAGTCGCGAGCGGGCTGGACGATCTCGTGCGAGCCGCTCGCAGCAAGGCTCGCCAGAAGCCTTCCGGCGAGCCTTCTGGTGCGGATCTGGTGCGCGACGCCTAG